The DNA sequence ACCGCCGCCTTGGTGGCGAGGTTGGCCATCGTCTCGAAGGCGGCGATATATTCGGGGCGGCAGTCGGGATACCCCGAGTAGTCGAGGGCGTTGACGCCGATGAAGATGTCGAAGGCGCCGAGCACTTCGGCCCAGCCGAGGGCAAAGGCGAGGAAGATGGTATTGCGGGCCGGCACGTAGGTGACCGGGATGTCGCTCCCCACCCCCTCCTTGGGCACGGCGATGTCGGCGGTCAGGGCGCTGCCGCCGATTCTGCGCAGATCGAAATCGACCACCAGGTGTTCTTCGACCCCGACCTGCGCAGCATATTCCTTCGCCCTGGCCAGTTCGACCGCATGCCGCTGGCCATAGGCGACGCTCATGGCG is a window from the Desulfuromonadales bacterium genome containing:
- the queC gene encoding 7-cyano-7-deazaguanine synthase QueC — translated: MKKAVVLYSGGLDSTTCLAIARAEGFAPCAMSVAYGQRHAVELARAKEYAAQVGVEEHLVVDFDLRRIGGSALTADIAVPKEGVGSDIPVTYVPARNTIFLAFALGWAEVLGAFDIFIGVNALDYSGYPDCRPEYIAAFETMANLATKAAVEGQGRYRIHTPLIHLTKAETIRRGVALGVDYALTHSCYDPTPAGLACGECDSCRLRLKGFAEAGLPDPVPYVGKEG